ttcttGAAATGGAGCAGGATTCAACAGCAGCAAGAAGTTTTGGCATGGTTACTCGAACCTTTGAGCCAACAGTGGATACAGATAGAGTGGCAAAATAATTACTTGTCTGAACCTCTTGGTCTAGTTGGTTTATGCTCTGAGAGAGCATTTATGTGGTCACTTTTCCACACTGTGACATTCTTCGAGAAAGCACTTAAGAGGAGCGGAACAAGGAAAGGCAATTCTAACTTACAGAACAGCTCAACAGCAATTTCTACTCCACATCCATTAGCTTCTCATCTGCCGTGGATGCTTCCTCCTCTCTTAAAAGTATGCTATCGTGTTTGAGAATCaacctttattttcttatggaCTTTTTCCTTGTTGTATTGCTACTTAATGAGGACCAGTTGGTATCAACTGAATCTCATCgagaatataaccttaaaacaTTGTTTTCCATCTGCAGCTGCTTCGTGGTATACATTCCCTTTGGTCACCATCTGTATTCCAAATGTTACCCGGAGAAATCAAAGCGGCAATGAGCATGAGTGATGTGGAACAATCCAGTCTTCTTGGTGGTGGGAACCCAAAATTGTCAAAGGGTGCATTAACTTTTGTAGATGGATCTCAGTTTGATATGAATAAGGAAGGATATATCAAACCAAACGAGGCTGACATACGAAATTGGCTAAAGGGTATTCGAGACAGTGGGTAAGTAATGGCATCTCTGTACATCTCTAACTTACAAAATTGGTTAGTGTACTAGCAACGAGATTTTAGCTTGTCCCATTTTACTTTGACTCAAGTGGGAGTGTCAGATACAGGTATGTTcattttttcttagttttttcatttgtttggaGGGTCTTTGGGGGTCATATCTCTACACTTATGTCTGAATATGCGTTAGACACGGGTACTTACAAGTAAAATGAAGAGTTGGAGCAACATAGAATGCAACTACTTGACTGAAAATCgaagtaatatttttaattggcATACTTCAGTCATCATCTGCTCATCATGTCTTTTCAAATTGGTGCTGACCTGTCTTTCATAATCATAGGTACAATGTATTGGGCCTATCTACAACCATCGGGGATCCGTTTTTCAAGTGCATTGACATTGATTTTGTTGCTTTAACTCTAATAGAAAATATACGGTCAATGGAGTTCAGACATACACGGCTGCTTGTTCATTCTATTTTGATTCCGCTAATTAAGTCCTGTCCTCTGGACATGTGGGAGGTATGGCTTGAAAGGCTACTGCACCCATTATTTGTTCATTGTCAGCAAGCTCTAAGCTGTTCATGGTCCAGTCTTTTGCACGAAGGCCGAGCAAATGTCCCCGATAATCATGGGATTCTCACCGGGTCTGACTTGAAAGTGGAAGTAATGGAGGAGAAACTGCTTCGAGATTTAACTCGTGAGATATGTTCACTCCTCTCTACTATAGCATCATCTGGATTAAATGCCAGCCTTCCTTCGTTAGAACATGCTGGCCATGTTGGCCGCGTCGACACATCTTCTCTGAAAGATTTGGATGCATTTGCTTCGAGCTCTATGGCCAGGTATGAAATACGCtcattagttatttattttatattgacaTGCAGTTATACTTGCAcatcttaaatatttattctgTTCCATAAAATCTAGTTTTCTAAACAGTCGCTTCTTATTGCAGTTTCCTTTTAAAGCACAAGAGCCTGGCAATTCCAGTGTTGCAGATTTCTTTAGAAGCATTTTCTTGGACCGACAGTGAAGCAGTGACCAAAGTTTGTGCTTTCTCTGCTGCTGTAGTTCTTCTAGctatatttacgaataatgtgGATCTCAGGGAATATGTTTCGAGAGATCTATTTTCTGCTGTCATTCAAGGTCTGGCCCTTGAGTCAAATGCTGTTATCAGTGCCGATCTTGTTAGTCTCTGTCGTGACATATTCATATATCTATGTAACAGAGATCCAGGCCCCAGGAAGGTTAGTTTCAGATCTAATCACTTCATAAGTATTAAGTGGATACACTATGATCATACAAGCGTCTTGAAACACTAACTGAGGGACATCTTTATTGGACTATTCCAGATTTTACTCTCCCTCCCATGTATTAGCCCCAATGACTTACATGCCTTTGAAGAAGCCTTGACAAAGACGGCTAGTCCGAAAGAACAAAAGCAGCTTATGAAGAGCTTCCTTTTATTAGCTACCGGGAACAACTTAAAGGCTCTTGCTGCTCAGAAATGTGTAAACATTATAACAAATGTCACAGGTAAGCACTCCATTTTTCATTGAAGCACACTCCTCTAATCTGAGTAAGGGTTGttctaattattctttttttcttcctaaCCTTTCTAATCTTGAACTCGGAATAGGAGGAACCTCCGAGTAAGTTCAATGATCATGTGCTTACTAGTTTATTATGTTCCACCTCTCAGCAAGGCCACGTAGTTCAGTCAATGCTCCAGAAAATAGAATCGATGAGGGGGAAACTGTAGGATTGGCAGCTATTTTGTgaagggttttgggttttagtATTGTACAGAAAGTTTAAGCCAGAAAAAGAAAGGCGAACATCTTCGACAGACACAGTTATACAGCGAGGTATAGTGAAGCTCCATTTTTGCTATTTAATAGAGGTTATGCAATCAATTCATCCACCGACTCTGTTGTTTCAAATAGAAGTATATGGCATTGCTCATATGATTCTGCCACCATTTATGTCTAATATTTCTTACATCTTTTGGATGATTGTATGTATGGAGGTGGCAACCTTCGAATCTGATATTCCTTTATTtaaactttcaattttattattccaatcaaaaatttcatttaatttttatgtaaattttttatataaaataattttttatattttataatatatatgaacaGTAAAAATGagaacttttttaaaattgagctgTGATCCAGCTTGTCCATGGACATGTGTACTTCAACGCCATGAGCTTCACTATAATATGTTGTTtcaactctattttttaaaGTGTTAGTGACATTTATATTTAACACCGAGTATAATAAACTCATATTtgacatatttatatttaacatcAAGTATAATAGTAGTTTTTTTAACTCTTATATTTAGAACcgagtataataataa
The nucleotide sequence above comes from Gossypium raimondii isolate GPD5lz chromosome 13, ASM2569854v1, whole genome shotgun sequence. Encoded proteins:
- the LOC105783025 gene encoding protein HASTY 1 isoform X5, coding for MMLRWLPEDITVHNEDLEGDRRRLLLRGLTQSLPEILPLLYTLLERHFGAAMNEVGRQQLDIAKQHAAAVTATLNAVNAYAEWAPLSNLSKYGIIHGCGFLLSSPDFHLHACEFFKLVSPRKRPVDDSASDFDSAMSSIIQILMNVSREFLVRSSPAGGAIDESDYEFVEYVCESMVSLGSSNLQCIVGDSTTFSLYLQQMLGFFQHFKLALHYKSLQFWLVLLRDAMSKPKLSVHSSGDGLTATNVDSTLAQVDEEKRKILSFLNDDICSTILDISFQRMLKKEKLMTETALSPGILELWSDDFESKGDFGQYRSRLFELIKFIASNKPLVAGAKVSVRIIMIIKSLLNSPMPAQDLAVMESMQMALENVVISIFDGSNEFAGGSSEVHLALCRIFEGLLRELLSLNWTEPALVEVLGHYLEAMGPFLKYFPDAVASVINKLFELLNSLPFIVKDPSTSSARHARLQICTSFIRIAKAADKSILPHMKGIADMMACLQREGRLLRSEHNLLGEAFLVMASTAGIQQQQEVLAWLLEPLSQQWIQIEWQNNYLSEPLGLVGLCSERAFMWSLFHTVTFFEKALKRSGTRKGNSNLQNSSTAISTPHPLASHLPWMLPPLLKLLRGIHSLWSPSVFQMLPGEIKAAMSMSDVEQSSLLGGGNPKLSKGALTFVDGSQFDMNKEGYIKPNEADIRNWLKGIRDSGYNVLGLSTTIGDPFFKCIDIDFVALTLIENIRSMEFRHTRLLVHSILIPLIKSCPLDMWEVWLERLLHPLFVHCQQALSCSWSSLLHEGRANVPDNHGILTGSDLKVEVMEEKLLRDLTREICSLLSTIASSGLNASLPSLEHAGHVGRVDTSSLKDLDAFASSSMASFLLKHKSLAIPVLQISLEAFSWTDSEAVTKVCAFSAAVVLLAIFTNNVDLREYVSRDLFSAVIQGLALESNAVISADLVSLCRDIFIYLCNRDPGPRKILLSLPCISPNDLHAFEEALTKTASPKEQKQLMKSFLLLATGNNLKALAAQKCVNIITNVTARPRSSVNAPENRIDEGETVGLAAIL